ACTTTGAAAATTGCAATGAATTCTTGTTCTCAGTTGATTTTGAGGCTTGTCAATTGAATCTGTCTTCTTTCTTTAAGCTAAAATTGAAGAATACAATTTTTAAAGATTGCAGTTTACATGAAGCGGATTTTGTCGAAGCGGATTTATCTAAATCTGTATTTGATAATTGCGATTTTGCCGGAACTAGTTTCGAACGAACAAATTTAGCAGGTGCCGATTTTCGTACATCCTTTAATTATAACTTCGATCCAGAACTAAATCATATTAAAAATGCAAAATTCTCATTGACTGGGATAGCAGGTTTATTGAGTAAGTACAACATTCAAATTGACTAATTATCTTTCAGCTTCATAATCCTGAAATATTCTTTGTTTGTTAAATAACCATGGGAAAATGCAAATCATTTCTCTCAATAAAATTAATAATCAATAAATTTGGTAGATAATAAACTGCGCTATGAACGTTACTCGAACATTTGACTTACTTGAAAGATATAGAACTAATTTTAGCAAACCCGATGCTTTGGTCTCAAAAAAAGAGGGTGATTGGGTAAAAGTTAGTTCTCAGGAATATTTCGATCACTCTCACTATGTGGCTTATGGTTTATTGGCTAAAGGATTTAAGAAAGGAGACAAAGTAGCAACCATCTCTACCAATTGCCCTGAATGGAATATTGTGGATATGGGTTTAGCTATGGCAGGAATTGTACATGTGCCTATTTTCAACACTCTAAATGCTGATGAATATGCTTATATATTTGATCACGCTGAAATTAAAGCAGTGTTTGTATCAGATTTCTGTACTTATGAGATGATTGAGCCTGCCGTAAAACAAGTGAAAAATGTGGAGTTCATTTATTCTTTCAATAAAGGCTCAGATGCAGCAGATTGGTTAGAGATAATTGAGTTGGGTAAACAAAACGAAAGTAAGTTCAAACAAGAATTAGAAGACATTAAGGACAGCATTAAACCGAATGATTTTGCAACCTTAATATATACTTCAGGCACAACAGGAAAAGCAAAAGGAGTGATGCTTTCTCATAATAATATGGTGCAAAACTTTCTGGCAGCTTCTGCCATATTTAATTTGAAAGATGATGAAAGATATTTAAGTATTTTGCCCTTATGTCATGTGGGAGGTCGTTTGGGAAATTACCAGACCCAATATAGCGGAACCAGTATTTATTATGCCGAAAATATGGGTTCAATTGCTAAGAATATGAAAGAAATACAAGCTGCTGGTTTCGATGCAGTTCCCAGAATATTAGAGAAAATTTTTGATACCATAGTTGGTAAAGGTAAAAACCTGAAAGGGATGAAGAAGAAAATCTTCTTTTGGGCTGTGAAAACAGGTTTGAATTATCGTATTTCTGGATTCGGTTTGCCATTTTACAAATTAAAATTAAAAATTGCTGACAAATTGGTTTTTAGCAAATGGCGTGAAGCAATTGGTGGAAAGGTGCGATTAGTTGGTTGTGGTGGTGCAAGTCTACAAGCTCGAATTGAACGTGTGTTTTGGGCAAGTGGAATCAAAATCCTTAATATGTATGGATTAACAGAAACTTCACCCATAATAACCATCAATAGAACGCATAAACCTCACTTGAAATTAGGCAGTATTGGTAGTGTAATTGATGGTGTTGATGTTAAGATTGCAGATGATGGCGAAATACTTTGCAAAGGCCATAATGTGATGCTGGGTTATTACAAAGATCCCGAAATGACTAAATCTGTATTTGATCAAGACGGTTGGTTTTGTACCGGTGATATTGGATATCTAGAAAAAGATAACTTTCTGTATGTCACAGATAGAAAAAAAGAAATTTTCAAACTTTCAAATGGCAAATTTGTTTCGCCTCAGCTTATTGAGGGGAAAATTAAAGAATCTCTATTTGTCGATCAGGTGATGGTGGTAGGTGAACATGAAAAATTTGCCAGTGCACTTATTTCTCCAGATTTTAATTTCATCACCAATTGGTGCAAGGAGCAAAATATTGAGTTCAGCACCCGAGATGAGATAGTAAAACAACCTCTGTTGCTCGAAATATTAAATTCTGAAATGAAACAGTTGAATGCAAGCTTAAATGGCCCTGAGAAAATTCTAAGATTCAGGCTTGTTACTGACGAATGGACACCCAATAGTGGTGAATTATCACCAACATTGAAATTGAAAAGAAAAATTATTTCCGATAAATATCAGGAAACAATATCCGAAATATATGTAAAACAAAGCATTTAGAAATTCAATGATTTTCTAATTAGCATCTCCCAAATCAAAAAAAATGAAGATCTCTCAAGTAATTAGTAATACCGACAAAAAACAGTTTCTTGAAGCCGCAAAAATCATATATAAGAATGATAAAAACTGGGTTTGTCCTCTGGATAATGATATAAACAACATTTTTAATCCTGAAGAAAACGATTATTTCAATCATGGATTAGCTGAAAGATGGATATTGCAAAATCAATCAGGTGAACTGATTGGAAGACTAGCTGCTTTCATTGACTTTAAAACTTCAGCTGCAGAAAATCAACCTACAGGTGGCATTGGTTTTTTTGAATGTGTAAATGACCAACAAGCTGCAAATCTGCTTTTTGATACGGCAAAAAAGTGGCTGGTTAGCAAGGATATGGAAGCTATGGATGGCCCCATTAATTTTGGTGAAAGAGATAGCTATTGGGGATTATTAGTTGATGGATTTACGCACCCATCTTATGAAGTGGCTTACAATCCAGCCTATTATCAGCAGTTATTTGAGTCATATGGATTTAAAACCTATTTCAAACAAGAAGGCTTTCATCTGGATGTTACAAAGAAACTGCCAGATCGTTTTATGAAAATTGCCGAATGGGTTGCCAATAAACCTGGTTACGAATTCAAACATTTTAGCTGGAAAGAGCAGGATAAGTTTACTGAAGATTTTGCGGAAGTTTTCAATACGGCTTGGGATTCATTTAAAGAAAATTTTGAACCCTTAAAGGTCGAATACATTCGAAATGCACTTGAAAAAGGCAAGATAATAATTGAAGAAAAATTTATCTGGTTAGCCTACAAAAATGGAAAACCAATCGCTATTTATTTGATGTATCCTGATGTAAATGAGATATTAAAATATCTGAATGGCAAACTCAATTTGTACACTAAATTGAAATTTGTTTATTTGAAAAAGCGAAAAGTAATTGCACGAGCACGAGGGGTTTTAATGGGTGTGATCCCTGAATTTCAGAATCTGGGAATTGAATCCGTATTTATCATGAAAATTGCCGAAGTCATGAAGCAAAAGCCTCAATATAAGGAAATAGAGTTCTCATGGGTTGGTGATTTCAATCCTAAAATGAGGAAAATATTTATTTCGGTTGGAAGTATTCCTGCAAAACATTATATCACTTACAGATATATGTTTGATCGAAGTTTGGAATTTAAGAGATATCCAATAGCCAATGAAAATTAATACAATATTAAAAAATTATTGAGTCAGAAAATGAATCAAGTAATTCATAATAAAAATCAAGAAATAACTGAAAAGGAAGCTAAATGACATATGATGTAATAATTATTGGTGCAGGTTTAGGAGGTCTTACAGCAGGGGCAAAATTATCAAAAGAAGGGAAGAAAGTTTTACTGGTTGAACAACATACTTTACCTGGTGGCTGCGCTACAACTTTTAAGCGAAAAGATTATCTTTTTGAAGTTGGTTTGCACGAGATGGACGGACTTCATCAAAGAGATTTAAAAACCAAGATATTTCGCGATTTAGGTGTATTTGATCATGTTGAGTTCTTGCGGGTTCCTGAGTTTTATCGCTTTGTTTATAAGGATTACGACATCACCATTCCTCATGATGTTGAAGAAGCTAAGGCTGTTTTATATACTAATTTTCCAGATGAAAAAGAGGGAATTGATGCTTATTTCCATCAATTATTAAATGCCAGAGAAATCATAAAAAATTCAAAAGAGGAAAAGGAACAAAATCTAGGTGAATTTCTTGATTCCATAATCAGAAACGAAGATTTGAAATTAGCCTTATTGGGTAACTTAGGTTATTTTCATGACGATCCTTACACACTTTCGTTAAGCTATTATTCAGTAGCACAAGGAAGCTATTATGCAGGAGGTGGGAACTTTATTAAAGGAGGATCTCAAAAACTATCTGATTATTTAGTAGAGTTTATTCGTGGAAATGGCGGTGAAGTTATTCTGAATCATTTGGTCAAAGAAATTATTATTGAAAATGATAAGGCCGTAGGTATTTCATTCGAGAATAATAGAACCAATGAAGTTTATTCTGCACATGGAGAACATATTATATCTAATGCGTCAATTCCTTATGTAGCAAATAAGCTTTTGCCCAAAAAACAATCGGAAATGCTAGTCGAAGGGATTAGCAAAAGAGAAATTGGAGCTTCTCTTTTATCAATTTATTTCGCTTTTAAAAAGCCACTTAAAGAAATTGGATATAACTACTATTCTACCTTCATTTATGATGATTCAATTGAAAAAATGGCTGATATTATCTCCAATAATAAAGGTGATTTTGAGAAGCGGAGTTTTACATTTGTCGATTATGGACAGATTGATTCAGCTTTAGCTCCAGCAGGAAAAGGAGTTGGTGTAATTTGTAGTATCGATTATGTTAGCGATTGGAATAAATTAAGTGCTGAGGATTATCAAGTTCAGAAAGAAAAGGTGGCACAAGCATTTATTGCCAAAATGGAAAAGCTTATTCCAGGATTTGTTGATTGTATTGATTTTCATGAAGTTGCTACTGCTAAAACAGTTGAAAGATACACATTAAATGCTGGTGGAGCAGTGTATGGCTTTGCTCAAACGCCAGAGAGAGTAAAACTGGAACCTTTGAGAACGATTGAAAATTTGTATTTTGCTTCGGCATGGACAAAAGTTGGTGGTGGATTTTCAGGAGCAATATTCAATGGGTATTTAACTGCGTATGAAATTATTCGGAAAAGATAAAAATGGCTTTTCAATATTCAGATAATTATGTTTGCTAAAGTATTTTTTTATTTCTTCTTATCTCCATTTATTCCAAGAAGAACATTTCGTTACTTTTTCAGTGAAGAGAACAAAAAACAAATCGGACTAATTTCATTTGTATGTGGTATACTGCTTGTGTTTGTCGTATTTATTATTTCCACGTCTGCACTTGATTATCAGGATATTAATAGCAGATTAGCGAATTTGGCCGGATTTCTATTGGGTTTGCTTTTTCGAAATCTTTGGTTTGTTTACTTAATAGTACTGCTGGTAAATAAGCTCAAACTCGCCCATATCAATTGGCCTGAATCATTGGCTATTGTTTCTTTTGCCTTACTTCCAATTGCAATTGGCCAAATTTTGAAACCTATAGATTCACAATGGGCAACGATTATTCGTTTATGCTTTACTATTTGGAATGCCCTTATTATTGTTTTGGGATTGAGTGTGCTAAAGCAAATAAACATTTGGAAAGCTCTATTTTTAGTGACTGGAATAAGTTTAACTTTAGCAGTCATAAATTCAGCATTTTTTGGAAAAAAAATATAATTATGAAGGCATTAACATTGAAGAATATCGCAATATCTATTATTCTCCTATTATCATTTACATATGCACAAGCTCAGCTAGAATCAGGAATCCAATCTGAAGATATTCCTGCTTTTAATATAGATTTTCCACATACAGAATTTGATGTCAAAAGATCAACGAGTAAAGTGTCGGAACTTGGAGGAGTAATTATTACGAACTGGATATTACAAGGAAAAAATAGTAACGATCCCTATATGTATTTTGTTGCCCATAATAAGTTTTCTGCTGACTTAGAAGATCAGGTATTTACAGATAAGAATTTTTTAAATACTTTTTTTCAAGCTGCTTTAAAAAGTTCAGCTCTTAAACTCGGAGGTTCTGATTTTCAATTTACTGAAATAGATTTTGAAAATTACAACGGAATGGAATCAGTTTGCAAAGTTTTTAGTGGAGAGGGAGTTATCAAAAGCAGAGTGTATAAAATTAATGACAATATTTTCATGATCAGTGCAGGAGGAAAAAACATTGATTTAAATTCAGTTAACGATTTTTTAGACTCTTTCTATTTAAAATAATATTGCTGTAATTTGTTACACTTTTAAATTATATATCATGATTAAGTTATTGAGCTTATTTGTTTTTGTGTGTTTTTCTTTGATGTCTAGCGCTCAAACATTGGATTCAAATAAAATCAAAGGAAACACTATTCCTGCAGAACAGGAAGAATCCATTTTTATATATACGGAAGAAATACCTCAGTTTCCAGGAGGAGAACAGGCTCAGATGAGGTTTATGTCTGAAAATATTCGATACCCCGAATTTGAAAGAGATAGTGGTATACAAGGCTTAGTAGTTGCCAGTTTTATTATTGAAAAAGATGGTCGTATAACGGATATAAAAATATTAAAAGGAGTAACTCCTGATATTGATAAGGAATTAATTCGGGTTTTGAAAAAAATGCCGAGATGGAGTCCAGGTAAGCAAAAAGGAAAAGCTGTTCGTGTGCGGATAAATTTGCCTGTTAGGTTTACGTTAAATTGATGAAATTGAATTTATTACATATGCCTTGATGTAGTATTCCCTTAAGTATAATTGAATTGAAGTATGGTGTAATAAACAAATAAGTATCACAGATTATGCAATTGGAAAATTAAATTATTTAGTGAATTCAATACCAAGTTCAAAAAAGAAAGCTAAATTTGAACAAAATGCAGTTATTGACCATTTTATTGAAACATAATTGAGTAAATCAGTGCATAATAATTAGAAACCTAAAAATAATAATAGATAAGTAAGAATGGCTAAATCTCAAGAATCCTATAACAAAAAAGAAAAAGAAAAGAAGCGTTTGAAAAAACGCAAAGACAAATTAGAGAAGAAAGTAGAGCGTAAAGCAAACTCTGATGGTGGTGGCCTCGAAAACATGATGGCCTATGTTGATGAATTTGGAAACATTACTGATACTCCTCCCGATCCGACTAAAAAGAAGCAGAAAATCAAGGCTGAAGACATTGAAATTGGTGTCCCGAAAAGAGAAAAAAAGGATATTGACCCTATAAAGAAAGGGAAAGTTGAGTTTTTCAATGACTCTAAAGGCTATGGCTTTATAAAAGAAGTCGGAACTCAGGAAAAATTCTTTGTTCATGTGAATGGTTTGCTTGAAGAAATTCAGGAAGGTAATATGGTTACTTTCGAACTAGAACGAGGAATGAAAGGAATGAATGCTGTACGCGTAAGTAAAACGCAATAAGCTTTCAAATTTTATATAATGCACCAGAGTCTGTAAATAAGGCTCTGGTGTATTTTGTTTTGGGCTTTATTTGAAAAAAATGTATTGAATCGATTTAAATACCGATAGTCACAAGTTCAATCAACTAACAGCTTATTAATAGCATATCATGAATTCTTTTAGCAATTTAAATCTGACTAAATTCTTACAAAATGCTTTAGATGATTTAGGATTTAATACCCCTACACCAATTCAGACTGAAGCCTTTACTGTAATACGTTCAGGTAAAAATGTAGTGGGAATTGCTCAAACAGGCACTGGAAAGTCATTTGCCTATATGTTGCCAATGCTTCATGATTTCAAATTTTCACAACAATTCATCCCCAGAATAATTGTTTTAGTACCAACAAGAGAATTGGTTTTACAAGTTGCAGAACAGTTTGAAAGCTTATGCACCTATATGAATGTGCGTGTTTTAGGCGTTTATGGAGGGACAAATATTAATACACAGAAACAATCAGTAGCTCAGGGAGTTGACGTGCTTATTGGTACTCCAGGACGATTATATGATTTGGCAGCTTGTGGCGTATTACAATTAAAAGGAGTGAAAAAGCTGGTCATTGATGAAGTCGATGTAATGCTGGATCTAGGTTTTCGATTTCAGCTGACTAATATTTTCGATCTTTTACCTGAAAAAAGGCAAAACCTAATGTTCTCGGCTACTATGACTGATGAAGTGGATGAACTTATCAATGAATTTTTTATTGCACCCACTAAAATATCCATTGCAGTCAGTGGAACTCCGCTTGAAAATATAACACAGACTTGTTATCAGGTTCCCAATTTTTATACTAAAATAAATCTGCTTTCTCATTTGTTAAAAGATAAAACTGAGTTTAGCAAAGTACTGGTATTTATGCCCAGTAAAAAAAGTGCAGACAAATTATATGATGCACTGGAAAGTATGTATGGCTCAGAAACCGGAGTAATTCATTCAAATAAATCGCAGAACTACAGAATACGATCAGTAGAGAAATTTAATAAAGGGAAAAACAGGATATTGATCAGTACCGATGTGATGGCTCGCGGTCTGGATTTGGAACTAATCACACATGTGGTTAATTTCGATACACCTAATTTTCCAGAAAATTATATGCACAGAATTGGTCGAACTGGAAGAGCAGAACAAGAAGGTAAATCAATCTTGTTTTATACGGAGCTTGAAACGGAAGCAAAAGAGGCTATTGAATCATTGATGTCTTATCAAATACCCCTGATTGATTTCCCTGAAGAAGTTGCTATCTCAAAAGAATTAACACCAGAAGAACGACCTAAAAGTGCTGCAGGCAAAAACCCTGGTCGTAATAAGAAGATTTCAGTAAGTGGACCAAATACGCACGAAAAGAAGGACAAAAACAAAAAAATGAATCAAGGTGGTTCCTATCGAAGAGAGCTAGCCCAAAAATATAAAAAACCTAAAACTAGGGGCGATAAGAAAAAGAATCGTAAAAAATAATTTTCAGGAATAATCCATGCATCAATTTGTATTTTCTTCATTCTAAATTGCAATACAATTTTGAAAATTAAGCAACCAAAAACAGGCTTTATTACTCTATCTTTAATAAAACATTATTAATAAAAATATCATGAAAAAAGTTTATTCTTTGCTCATCATCATTGCTATTATCATTCTTTCAAGTTGCAGTAAAGATTCATCAATTGATTCATATTCAGGAGCCGACTTTGGCGATGATGGAGGCGATAGTACCGGATATGCTGGTTTAATTACAGCAGGAGAATGGAACGATTTGGATAATTGGGGTTTTTGGGATGATTTACTTGCTTTGAAGGATTACTCCTTGAAATCTGAATATTGGGATTTTTATACAAATAACCGAGTTTCTGTGCTTCTTAAAGACAATAGTGGACTTGCAGTTTGTAATGTGCAAATTGACCTAAAATTCAAAAATGATATAGTATGGACTGCCAAAACTGATAATTTTGGTAAAGCTGAATTGTGGGTTGGATTATTTGATAAACAAACTTCAATAGATACAAAAGACTTGACTCTATTTGTGAATAATATTCAAATATCAACAGCAGTCAAGCTATATAAAGATGGTGTAAATGAGTTGGTTACATCTCCTCAAGCATGTGGTAAAAAAGTTCAGCTCTCGTTTATTGTTGATGCAACAGGATCTATGGGTGATGAAATTGAATTTTTGAAAAAGGATTTGAAGGATGTGATAATGGATGTGGAAAACAACAATCCTGCATTAGACATTTATACATCCACTGTATTTTATAGAGATATAGGTGATGCATACGTTGTTAAGCATTCATCTTTTACAGATAATATTTCATCCACAATCAGTTATATCAATAATCAGAAATCTGCAGGAGGGGGCGATTTTCCTGAAGCTGTCCATACAGGTTTAAACGAGGCGATCAACAAATTAGATTGGTCAGATCAGGCATACACCAGAATAGCTTTTCTGCTTTTAGATGCACCACCTCATTACGATCCTCAAATTATTAGTGAAATTCATGAATTAATTAAGGAGAGTAGCAAAAAAGGAATCAAGATAATTCCTATTTCTGCAAGTGGAATAGATAAAGATACAGAATTTTTGTTACGTTTCTTTTCCATTTCAACAAATGGAACCTATGTTTTTATTACCAACCATAGCGGTATTGGCAATGATCACATTGAACCTACAGTTGGTAGCTATGAGGTGGAGTTTTTAAATGAATTAATGATTCGCTTAATCAATAAATACACTGAATAAGACGTGCTTAATAATTTCGGCATTAAGTGTATTTTTTATTTACTTTCAAAAATTGATCAAAAGTGATTGACAAAAATATTAAGAAACTGTGGGATTGGTTCATTAAGCATGAAAAACAAATTCGTAAGAGTATTGAAGATGAATCAGCTACCGAACAACAATTGGTTACTGATCAACTCAATAATTTAGTATTGGAATTAGGTATGTTTACTTGGGAAGTAGCACCTGGGGAAACCAAACCTTGGTCGTTTCTTATTTCTCCTAATGGAGATGCTGAACTATTAGTGAAAAGCAAAAAAATAATTCACGAAGCTCCTGATTTGAAGGATTGGGCGTTTTATTTTGCCAGACAAGCAAAACTGTGGGATCAAAAATTACTACTATACGATAGTGTGATGGATGAACAGGAAGTTGATGCAAGCAAATGGAAGTTTGTTAAAATAGAAAAGCAAAGAGCAAAGTGTGATTTAATAATAGAAGCGTTAAATATGGCACATATTGATGAGGAAACCCTTAATAAAGCTGCTCATATGCTTGTTGTTAATGAAATTGGGGAAGAAACAAAAATTAATAAAATTGCTTCTATTGAAGTTGTTCGGAAAATTCCTGCACAATATGAATCAAATAGGGCAGATATTACTGTATTGCGAAAAGAATTGTATTAATGGAAAAGCTGCACAAACAACTTCGAAAAAAGATACGAATTTGGATTATCTTCTTTATCATAGCGCTTGTTTTGAGTGGGATTACTGCCTTTCCGATTGAAATGCAATTAAAGCTAGCGGTCAAATATTTGACATTTTTACCTGCTTTTCTTTATGCTTGGATCAATGAAGTGTATATTGGTATCAACTCAACCAATGCAAATTTTCCTTTTCTAGCTTATGGAACCGATTGGCTTGCTTTTGCACATATAGTAATTGCAGTTGCGTTTGTTGGTCCATTAAAAGATCCTGTAAAGAATATCTGGGTCATACAATTCGGGATGATTGC
The Bacteroidota bacterium DNA segment above includes these coding regions:
- a CDS encoding pentapeptide repeat-containing protein — encoded protein: MVKIIDNIDFKGNNYTVVGLEKGEYEQCNFVNCNFNRTDLSHIKFVECDFKDCDISLAKIIDTTFSDVTFKNCKLLGLHFENCNEFLFSVDFEACQLNLSSFFKLKLKNTIFKDCSLHEADFVEADLSKSVFDNCDFAGTSFERTNLAGADFRTSFNYNFDPELNHIKNAKFSLTGIAGLLSKYNIQID
- a CDS encoding long-chain fatty acid--CoA ligase, which codes for MNVTRTFDLLERYRTNFSKPDALVSKKEGDWVKVSSQEYFDHSHYVAYGLLAKGFKKGDKVATISTNCPEWNIVDMGLAMAGIVHVPIFNTLNADEYAYIFDHAEIKAVFVSDFCTYEMIEPAVKQVKNVEFIYSFNKGSDAADWLEIIELGKQNESKFKQELEDIKDSIKPNDFATLIYTSGTTGKAKGVMLSHNNMVQNFLAASAIFNLKDDERYLSILPLCHVGGRLGNYQTQYSGTSIYYAENMGSIAKNMKEIQAAGFDAVPRILEKIFDTIVGKGKNLKGMKKKIFFWAVKTGLNYRISGFGLPFYKLKLKIADKLVFSKWREAIGGKVRLVGCGGASLQARIERVFWASGIKILNMYGLTETSPIITINRTHKPHLKLGSIGSVIDGVDVKIADDGEILCKGHNVMLGYYKDPEMTKSVFDQDGWFCTGDIGYLEKDNFLYVTDRKKEIFKLSNGKFVSPQLIEGKIKESLFVDQVMVVGEHEKFASALISPDFNFITNWCKEQNIEFSTRDEIVKQPLLLEILNSEMKQLNASLNGPEKILRFRLVTDEWTPNSGELSPTLKLKRKIISDKYQETISEIYVKQSI
- a CDS encoding GNAT family N-acetyltransferase, whose product is MKISQVISNTDKKQFLEAAKIIYKNDKNWVCPLDNDINNIFNPEENDYFNHGLAERWILQNQSGELIGRLAAFIDFKTSAAENQPTGGIGFFECVNDQQAANLLFDTAKKWLVSKDMEAMDGPINFGERDSYWGLLVDGFTHPSYEVAYNPAYYQQLFESYGFKTYFKQEGFHLDVTKKLPDRFMKIAEWVANKPGYEFKHFSWKEQDKFTEDFAEVFNTAWDSFKENFEPLKVEYIRNALEKGKIIIEEKFIWLAYKNGKPIAIYLMYPDVNEILKYLNGKLNLYTKLKFVYLKKRKVIARARGVLMGVIPEFQNLGIESVFIMKIAEVMKQKPQYKEIEFSWVGDFNPKMRKIFISVGSIPAKHYITYRYMFDRSLEFKRYPIANEN
- a CDS encoding NAD(P)/FAD-dependent oxidoreductase, which encodes MTYDVIIIGAGLGGLTAGAKLSKEGKKVLLVEQHTLPGGCATTFKRKDYLFEVGLHEMDGLHQRDLKTKIFRDLGVFDHVEFLRVPEFYRFVYKDYDITIPHDVEEAKAVLYTNFPDEKEGIDAYFHQLLNAREIIKNSKEEKEQNLGEFLDSIIRNEDLKLALLGNLGYFHDDPYTLSLSYYSVAQGSYYAGGGNFIKGGSQKLSDYLVEFIRGNGGEVILNHLVKEIIIENDKAVGISFENNRTNEVYSAHGEHIISNASIPYVANKLLPKKQSEMLVEGISKREIGASLLSIYFAFKKPLKEIGYNYYSTFIYDDSIEKMADIISNNKGDFEKRSFTFVDYGQIDSALAPAGKGVGVICSIDYVSDWNKLSAEDYQVQKEKVAQAFIAKMEKLIPGFVDCIDFHEVATAKTVERYTLNAGGAVYGFAQTPERVKLEPLRTIENLYFASAWTKVGGGFSGAIFNGYLTAYEIIRKR
- a CDS encoding energy transducer TonB — protein: MIKLLSLFVFVCFSLMSSAQTLDSNKIKGNTIPAEQEESIFIYTEEIPQFPGGEQAQMRFMSENIRYPEFERDSGIQGLVVASFIIEKDGRITDIKILKGVTPDIDKELIRVLKKMPRWSPGKQKGKAVRVRINLPVRFTLN
- a CDS encoding cold shock domain-containing protein; translation: MAKSQESYNKKEKEKKRLKKRKDKLEKKVERKANSDGGGLENMMAYVDEFGNITDTPPDPTKKKQKIKAEDIEIGVPKREKKDIDPIKKGKVEFFNDSKGYGFIKEVGTQEKFFVHVNGLLEEIQEGNMVTFELERGMKGMNAVRVSKTQ
- a CDS encoding DEAD/DEAH box helicase — its product is MNSFSNLNLTKFLQNALDDLGFNTPTPIQTEAFTVIRSGKNVVGIAQTGTGKSFAYMLPMLHDFKFSQQFIPRIIVLVPTRELVLQVAEQFESLCTYMNVRVLGVYGGTNINTQKQSVAQGVDVLIGTPGRLYDLAACGVLQLKGVKKLVIDEVDVMLDLGFRFQLTNIFDLLPEKRQNLMFSATMTDEVDELINEFFIAPTKISIAVSGTPLENITQTCYQVPNFYTKINLLSHLLKDKTEFSKVLVFMPSKKSADKLYDALESMYGSETGVIHSNKSQNYRIRSVEKFNKGKNRILISTDVMARGLDLELITHVVNFDTPNFPENYMHRIGRTGRAEQEGKSILFYTELETEAKEAIESLMSYQIPLIDFPEEVAISKELTPEERPKSAAGKNPGRNKKISVSGPNTHEKKDKNKKMNQGGSYRRELAQKYKKPKTRGDKKKNRKK
- a CDS encoding VWA domain-containing protein, giving the protein MKKVYSLLIIIAIIILSSCSKDSSIDSYSGADFGDDGGDSTGYAGLITAGEWNDLDNWGFWDDLLALKDYSLKSEYWDFYTNNRVSVLLKDNSGLAVCNVQIDLKFKNDIVWTAKTDNFGKAELWVGLFDKQTSIDTKDLTLFVNNIQISTAVKLYKDGVNELVTSPQACGKKVQLSFIVDATGSMGDEIEFLKKDLKDVIMDVENNNPALDIYTSTVFYRDIGDAYVVKHSSFTDNISSTISYINNQKSAGGGDFPEAVHTGLNEAINKLDWSDQAYTRIAFLLLDAPPHYDPQIISEIHELIKESSKKGIKIIPISASGIDKDTEFLLRFFSISTNGTYVFITNHSGIGNDHIEPTVGSYEVEFLNELMIRLINKYTE